The Brachyhypopomus gauderio isolate BG-103 chromosome 2, BGAUD_0.2, whole genome shotgun sequence genome contains a region encoding:
- the sppl2a gene encoding signal peptide peptidase-like 2A isoform X2, whose protein sequence is MAATLWVIVSVVLLSCQSLCQEAVLYVSNGSLYKEYCLVYNSSLSNISDSLSDAVPYKLVNLTFTVLCHPEGLKKDSLQGMAVVVMRGTCAFSQKALVAQYLGAAVLLIASTEPMGIPVVNVTGSEKVIIPLALMRYQDFLDAQKVFADEMEVQLYAPLVPALDYSILLMLALAIFTVTMGGFWSGAAERAKQSGAVPSEGEDRADSGDLSLYSPLKVLLFVVLMCGMLVLMYFFYKWLVYVVIVIFCLASATALYSCLDAIMNAVGCSKLNISCGERSCSMRSLLLTCVCITLAVVWGVYRNEDRWIWILQDLLGVAFCLNFMKTITLSNFKICVILLSLLLVYDVFFVFITPFFTPNGESIMVQVALGPGAGGKADGDVIIPADSSTSYEKLPVVMRIPRFSAWAQNLCAMQFSILGYGDLIIPGLLVAYCHRFDVWINNPKRIYFTSCTIAYSVGLVVTFAVMLLSKMGQPALLYLVPFTLITSAMVACLRKEFKQFWAGTTYQMERLDIPGK, encoded by the exons ATGGCAGCGACACTGTGGGTAATCGTGTCGGTGGTTCTCCTGTCCTGCCAG AGCTTATGCCAGGAGGCAGTCCTGTACGTGTCTAACGGATCTCTTTATAAGGAATACTGTCTCGTATACAACTCATCCTTGTCCAACATCTCTGACTCGCTAAGTGATGCA GTGCCGTATAAGCTGGTGAACCTGACGTTCACTGTGCTGTGTCATCCAGAAGGTCTGAAGAAGGATTCTCTGCAGGGCATGGCTGTGGTCGTGATGCGGGGGACTTGTGCCTTCAGCCAGAAAGCGCTGGTGGCTCAGTACCTGGGAGCTGCAGTCCTCCTGATAGCCAGCACTGAACCCATG GGGATCCCAGTAGTCAATGTCACAGGGAGTGAAAAGGTGATAATTCCATTGGCCCTCATGAGGTACCAGGACTTTCTGGACGCTCAAAAG GTATTTGCAGATGAGATGGAGGTGCAGCTGTATGCTCCACTTGTACCTGCCTTGGACTACAGCATTCTCCTCATGCTAGCCCTCGCTATCTTCACTGTGACTATGGGTGGCTTCTGGAGTGGAGCTGCAGAAAG agcgaAGCAGAGTGGAGCAGTGCCGTCAGAAGGGGAGGACAGGGCTGACAGCGGGGACCTCTCCCTCTACTCTCCGCTGAAGGTGCTGCTGTTCGTAGTGCTCATGTGTGGAATGCTTGTGCTCATGTACTTCTTCTACAAGTGGCTTG TGTATGTGGTTATTGTGATATTCTGCCTGGCCTCAGCCACAGCCCTGTACAGCTGCCTTGATGCCATTATGAATGCAGTGGGCTGCAGCAAGCTcaa CATCTCCTGTGGGGAGAGGAGCTGTTCAATGAGGTCTCTTCTACTCACTTGTGTCTGCATCACTCTGGCtgtggtgtggggagtgtaCCGGAATGAGGACAG GTGGATCTGGATTCTGCAGGACCTGCTAGGTGTGGCCTTCTGCCTGAACTTCATGAAAACCATCACACTTTCAAACTTTAAG ATCTGTGTCATCCTGCTTTCTCTCCTGCTAGTCTACGATGTCTTCTTCGTCTTCATCACACCTTTTTTTACACCT AATGGGGAGAGCATAATGGTACAAGTTGCTCTTGGCCCTGGAGCAGGAGGAAAG GCTGATGGGGATGTGATTATTCCAGCAGACTCCTCAACCTCCTATGAGAAA TTGCCCGTAGTGATGCGTATTCCACGGTTCTCAGCTTGGGCACAGAACCTGTGTGCAATGCAGTTCTCCATTCTTGGTTATGGTGACCTCATTATTCCAG GCCTGTTGGTCGCATATTGCCACAGATTTGATGTTTGGATCAACAACCCCAAAAGAATATACTTCACCAGCTGCACAATTG CATACAGTGTGGGGCTGGTGGTGACCTTTGCAGTGATGTTGCTGTCTAAGATGGGGCAGCCAGCTCTCTTGTACCTGGTCCCTTTCACACTGATCACCAGCGCCATGGTCGCCTGTCTACGGAAAGAGTTCAAGCAGTTCTGGGCTGGAACCACCTACCAG ATGGAGAGGCTGGATATCCCGGGGAAGTGA
- the sppl2a gene encoding signal peptide peptidase-like 2A isoform X1: MAATLWVIVSVVLLSCQSLCQEAVLYVSNGSLYKEYCLVYNSSLSNISDSLSDAVPYKLVNLTFTVLCHPEGLKKDSLQGMAVVVMRGTCAFSQKALVAQYLGAAVLLIASTEPMGIPVVNVTGSEKVIIPLALMRYQDFLDAQKVFADEMEVQLYAPLVPALDYSILLMLALAIFTVTMGGFWSGAAERAKQSGAVPSEGEDRADSGDLSLYSPLKVLLFVVLMCGMLVLMYFFYKWLVYVVIVIFCLASATALYSCLDAIMNAVGCSKLNISCGERSCSMRSLLLTCVCITLAVVWGVYRNEDRWIWILQDLLGVAFCLNFMKTITLSNFKICVILLSLLLVYDVFFVFITPFFTPNGESIMVQVALGPGAGGKADGDVIIPADSSTSYEKLPVVMRIPRFSAWAQNLCAMQFSILGYGDLIIPGLLVAYCHRFDVWINNPKRIYFTSCTIAYSVGLVVTFAVMLLSKMGQPALLYLVPFTLITSAMVACLRKEFKQFWAGTTYQVLDSSRDPLLPDGEAGYPGEVMKC, translated from the exons ATGGCAGCGACACTGTGGGTAATCGTGTCGGTGGTTCTCCTGTCCTGCCAG AGCTTATGCCAGGAGGCAGTCCTGTACGTGTCTAACGGATCTCTTTATAAGGAATACTGTCTCGTATACAACTCATCCTTGTCCAACATCTCTGACTCGCTAAGTGATGCA GTGCCGTATAAGCTGGTGAACCTGACGTTCACTGTGCTGTGTCATCCAGAAGGTCTGAAGAAGGATTCTCTGCAGGGCATGGCTGTGGTCGTGATGCGGGGGACTTGTGCCTTCAGCCAGAAAGCGCTGGTGGCTCAGTACCTGGGAGCTGCAGTCCTCCTGATAGCCAGCACTGAACCCATG GGGATCCCAGTAGTCAATGTCACAGGGAGTGAAAAGGTGATAATTCCATTGGCCCTCATGAGGTACCAGGACTTTCTGGACGCTCAAAAG GTATTTGCAGATGAGATGGAGGTGCAGCTGTATGCTCCACTTGTACCTGCCTTGGACTACAGCATTCTCCTCATGCTAGCCCTCGCTATCTTCACTGTGACTATGGGTGGCTTCTGGAGTGGAGCTGCAGAAAG agcgaAGCAGAGTGGAGCAGTGCCGTCAGAAGGGGAGGACAGGGCTGACAGCGGGGACCTCTCCCTCTACTCTCCGCTGAAGGTGCTGCTGTTCGTAGTGCTCATGTGTGGAATGCTTGTGCTCATGTACTTCTTCTACAAGTGGCTTG TGTATGTGGTTATTGTGATATTCTGCCTGGCCTCAGCCACAGCCCTGTACAGCTGCCTTGATGCCATTATGAATGCAGTGGGCTGCAGCAAGCTcaa CATCTCCTGTGGGGAGAGGAGCTGTTCAATGAGGTCTCTTCTACTCACTTGTGTCTGCATCACTCTGGCtgtggtgtggggagtgtaCCGGAATGAGGACAG GTGGATCTGGATTCTGCAGGACCTGCTAGGTGTGGCCTTCTGCCTGAACTTCATGAAAACCATCACACTTTCAAACTTTAAG ATCTGTGTCATCCTGCTTTCTCTCCTGCTAGTCTACGATGTCTTCTTCGTCTTCATCACACCTTTTTTTACACCT AATGGGGAGAGCATAATGGTACAAGTTGCTCTTGGCCCTGGAGCAGGAGGAAAG GCTGATGGGGATGTGATTATTCCAGCAGACTCCTCAACCTCCTATGAGAAA TTGCCCGTAGTGATGCGTATTCCACGGTTCTCAGCTTGGGCACAGAACCTGTGTGCAATGCAGTTCTCCATTCTTGGTTATGGTGACCTCATTATTCCAG GCCTGTTGGTCGCATATTGCCACAGATTTGATGTTTGGATCAACAACCCCAAAAGAATATACTTCACCAGCTGCACAATTG CATACAGTGTGGGGCTGGTGGTGACCTTTGCAGTGATGTTGCTGTCTAAGATGGGGCAGCCAGCTCTCTTGTACCTGGTCCCTTTCACACTGATCACCAGCGCCATGGTCGCCTGTCTACGGAAAGAGTTCAAGCAGTTCTGGGCTGGAACCACCTACCAG GTGTTGGACTCCTCCAGGGATCCCTTATTACCAG ATGGAGAGGCTGGATATCCCGGGGAAGTGATGAAGTGCTGA